The following is a genomic window from Kitasatospora fiedleri.
TGCCTCAGGTCCGCCGTCTCCGCGCAGTCCTTCGCCTTCCCGGCCGTGGACGTCCGCTACGTCAGGGTGATCGGCACCAAGCTGCGCATCGACCCGCACGGCAACCACCACATGCAACTGGCCGAGATCGAGACCGTCGGCGGCAACCTCGCCGTCAATCGTCCGGTCCGGTCCTCCAGCAGCCTGGAGTCCGCCGGCTGGCGGCGCGCCGCCGCCACCGACGGCGTACTGAACTCAGCGCTCGGCTACTCGATGGGCTGGACCAGCGCCAAGTCCCCGACCGCCACGGCCAACGAGTGGCTCGCCGTCGACCTGCAGAGCGCCGACGTGATCAGTCAGGTGCAACTCGTTCCCCGCACCGACGGCGCGAACACCGGGCTGGGTTTCCCGGTCGATTTCACCGTGCAGGTCTCCGCCGACAACGCCGCCTGGACCACCGTCGCGTCCCGGACCGGTCGGCCCCGCCCGGGCGCCGCCGGCCAGACCTTCACCTTCACCCCGGCCACGGCCCGGTACGTCCGGATCGTCGCCACCCGGCTGAGCCCCGATCAGTTCGGCGACTACTACCTGCTCCTCGGCGAGGTTACCGTCAGCTGACCCGCCCCTGGTCCGGCG
Proteins encoded in this region:
- a CDS encoding discoidin domain-containing protein; this encodes MRSCAWADGANTGLGFPVDFTVQVSADDDAWTSVAGRKDCLRSAVSAQSFAFPAVDVRYVRVIGTKLRIDPHGNHHMQLAEIETVGGNLAVNRPVRSSSSLESAGWRRAAATDGVLNSALGYSMGWTSAKSPTATANEWLAVDLQSADVISQVQLVPRTDGANTGLGFPVDFTVQVSADNAAWTTVASRTGRPRPGAAGQTFTFTPATARYVRIVATRLSPDQFGDYYLLLGEVTVS